In the genome of Tetrapisispora phaffii CBS 4417 chromosome 14, complete genome, one region contains:
- the PRE10 gene encoding proteasome core particle subunit alpha 7 (similar to Saccharomyces cerevisiae PRE10 (YOR362C); ancestral locus Anc_7.20), giving the protein MTSIGTGYDLSNSVFSPDGRIFQVEYANKAVENGATSIGIKCTDGVVFAVEKIISSKLLVPKKNVKIQVIDRHIGCVYSGLIPDGRHLVNRGREESANFKKVYGQPIGIPAFADRIGQYIQAYTLYNSVRPFGVSAIFGGIDSEGPHLYMVEPNGAFWGYKGAATGKGRQSAKAELEKLFNEHPEGLTTRQALKEAARIIYVAHEDNKEKGFELELSWCSETETNSLHKFVTGDLLEEANEHAKREMNEGDDSDDEDVSSDEDNNAEQDRDGDIQLE; this is encoded by the coding sequence ATGACATCGATTGGTACTGGTTACGATTTATCTAATAGTGTTTTCTCTCCAGATGGTAGAATTTTCCAAGTCGAGTATGCTAATAAGGCAGTAGAGAATGGCGCCACTTCAATTGGTATTAAATGTACAGATGGTGTTGTGTTTGCAGTAGAGAAGATCATCTCATCCAAATTATTAGTtccaaagaaaaatgttAAGATTCAAGTGATTGATAGGCATATTGGTTGCGTTTACTCTGGATTAATACCTGATGGTAGACATCTTGTTAATAGGGGTCGTGAAGAATCTGCTAACTTTAAAAAAGTGTATGGTCAACCAATCGGTATCCCTGCCTTTGCAGACAGAATTGGTCAATATATTCAAGCCTATACTCTTTATAATAGTGTAAGACCATTTGGTGTTTCTGCTATCTTTGGTGGTATCGATTCTGAAGGTCCTCATTTATATATGGTCGAACCTAATGGTGCATTCTGGGGTTACAAAGGTGCCGCCACAGGTAAGGGTAGACAATCTGCAAAAGCAGAGTTAGAAAAACTATTTAATGAACATCCAGAAGGTTTAACCACTAGACAAGCTTTGAAAGAAGCCGCTAGAATTATTTACGTTGCACATGAAGATAACAAAGAAAAAGGTTTCGAACTGGAGTTAAGTTGGTGTTCAGAGACTGAAACAAATAGTTTACACAAGTTTGTTACAGGTGACTTACTAGAAGAGGCAAATGAACATGCTAAAAGGGAAATGAATGAAGGTGATGACAGTGATGACGAGGATGTGTCTAGCGATGAAGACAATAACGCCGAACAAGATCGTGATGGCGATATCCAATTGgaataa